The DNA region AACTGGTGAATAAAGCAGCTATAATCTCTGTGGTTGTGAAGCTTACAATTACTTGAAGATATTCTTACTTGAGACTTGCCTTAAGACAAAGAGGCAATTTTCTGTGGTATCTATAAGAAAGCCTGACATAGAAGAAGAGGGGATGGACTTCAGAAGTagacagatctgggttcaaattcaaGCCCTGCACCTTTCAGTGAAAGTTTTTTACtttcccaagcctcagtttcctcatgtagaaaataaagatttttattataCTACTTATTGTATATGGTTATCTTGAGTTAAGGGGCTTCTCCCGTGGCTCAGTCAGTTAAGAatcacttgcaatgcaagagacgcaggagacacagtttgatccccgggttagaaagatttcctggaggagggcatgtcaacccactccagtattcttgtcaggaaaatcccattggcagaggagcctggtgggctacagtccgagtgtggggtcacaaagagtcagacacaaatgaagtgactgagcacacagcttgAATTAACCAAGAAAACACATATAAAGTGTATAGTGTGGTACATGGCACACAGAGGAAGGGCTGATAATGTGCCAGTGATGGTTAATTGGACACATGATTTAAACAAGTGCTTTGTAGATATAATCAGCTTCTACATCAAACCACGTTTCTGTTGAGTTGCTACTGGTGAGGTCAAAATTGTTTGTCTGTAAAAGAACCACCAGAACTGCATGTGTAATGTCACTTGGCAAACACTAGAGGCCAGCAGAAGAGACACCATGCACAGATTTTTCATAACTCCTGCTGCATCTCTCCCTtcctggatcacagccttgtggtaATTACGCAAGGGGCTTgcgtaactcagtgaagctatgagccatgctgtgcagggccacccaagatggacagatcataatgaagagttctgacaaaatgtggtccactggaagaggaaatggcaacccactccagtattcttgcctggagaaccccatgaccagcatgaaaaggcaaaaagatatgacaccagaagatgagacccccaggttggaaggtgtccagtatgctactggggaagggtggagggcaattactaatacctccagaaaaaatgaagcagctgggccaaagtggaaatgatgctcagttgtggatgtgtctggtggtgaaagtaaagcccaGTGCTATAAAAAACAAtgttgcatagaaacctggagtgttaggtccatgaatcaaggtaaattggacatggtcaagcaagAGATGGCAAAATTGAACATCAGTGTCTtgggaatcagtaaactaaatggatgggaatggatgaatttaattcagatgaccattatatctactactgtgggcaaaaatcccttataGGAAATGGAGttgccctcatagtcaacaaaagagtctgaaatgcagtacttgggtgcaacctcaaaagcaatagaatgatctcagtttatttccaaggcaaaccattcaacatcatagtaaaCCAAGTATATGCCCCAGCCACTGATGCCTaagaagttgaagttgactggttctatgaagacctataacaccttctagaactaacacctatatatatatatatatatatatattatatatatatatcacttatatatatataatatatacatatcacTTATAAAAAacaccaatatatatatatatattttcatcatagaggattgaaatgcaaaagtaggaagtcaagagatacccagaataaaaagcaagtttggctttggagtataaaatgaagaagggcaaatgattttgtcaaaagaacacactggtcatagcaagtatgcttttccaacaacccaagaaatgactctacacacagacatcactgatgtgatggttggtcaataccaaaatcagattgattatgttctttgcagccaaagatggagaagctctatacagtcagcaaaaacaagacctggaactgactgtggctcagatcatgagctccttattgcaaaattcaggctcaaatcgaagaaagtagagaaaaccactaggccatgcaggtatgacctaaataaaatcccttatgattatacagtggaggtgatgaatagattcaagggattatatctggtagacagagtgcctgaagaactatggacggagatttgtaacattgtacaagaggcagcaaccaaaaccatcccaaaggaaaaaaaatgcatattcattgggaggactgatgctgaagctgaaattccataCTTACACCACCTGGTGAGAAGAgtcgactcgttggaaaagaccctgatgctgggaaagattgaaggcaaaaggagaagggggtggcagaggatgagatggttagatagcatcactgacccaacagacatgagtttgagcacactcagggagatagtgaaggacagggaaacctggcgtgctgcagtccatggggtcgcaaagaatcagactcgactgagtggataatgtacacacatataaaaaacaaactaagAAAACTAGGAGGAAATAAAGTTAataattgtatattttggagatgaggAAGAACTTTCAAAGCATAAAACAGTAGAAAGGAAAAGATTGACAGTGTGcctatgtaaaaagaaaatttggtgCACAAAAGAACcatagaattaaaaagaaatgatggccTTGGGCTAATTTTACTACATGTGTGAGTGACAGAAAGGAAAATTGTATACTTAGCATAAAATAAGCTCTTATAAGTATGCTAGGAAAGATTAGTAGCTTAATCAGAAAACTGGCATGAGCAGATaatttcttaaagaagaaaaagtgatttATTAAATAAACGCAGTGacaaataagtagaaaaatatagCAATGAGATTTCATGATTGGTCTATCAAATTGACAAAGAGACTAAAAAAATAGCTGGCATTGGTGAATGTACTGTGAAATGGGTGCAAATGGAGacaatttttcagaaaataaataattttttaatataaattagtaGTCATCATATTATTAACATGCTGAAgatttagtaattttatttctaggaatttactaTAGAAAGATAATAGGAAAATGCATAAAGACTCACATTTAAGGAAATTCATCTCAGTGTTTTGCTTTTAACATTGGAAAGTTGTAAATAGTTTAGATATTCAACAATAGGGAAGGTTTACATCAATTTGAAgatataaattttcaaattttcataaTACTTAATAATCTACATACTCATGAGCATTTTCACAGGTTAAGCACAATCTTCAGTGTAAAAATCAATTTACACagcatgatttcaatttttaaaaaatatgtgttagGAGGAAACCTTGAGGTATTCACTGGTCTTATCTTTCTTCTGCAATTTCTTTCAACACTGCTCGTTCCTCTTGGGCATCAGTGGAGCAGGGTTCTTACTGTGCGAATGCATAGAGAAAGACTCACGTCAATGTTTAGCTTATGCAATTCAAAATAGACTTTTGGAGGTGGACTAAATTGGGTGGTCAGACAGAGAAGATCTTGGGCCTCCTGAATGGAGTGGTGGGTGCAGAATTCATGCAGAACAGGGAGAACTCTAATATATCAGCTATGCCATCAGAGAGAGGATTGTggctgagaaaaagagagaaccaTGAACCTTTTTGAGGATGCCCACCATGAGCCAGTTGCCACACAGAATCTTCAGGCACCAGACTGCCTTTATCATTCCAAGAGGATGACAAGGTGCCAAAGCCCAAAATGGAGACAAGAATTTTGACTCATCTCGGAATTTAACACGTGGACCAGAATCCTCTGTGGATTCTAGTCACTTTCTAAAGGAATTGTATTGCTTGAGATGATACTCTTGATGTTTTGTGTGCTAATCCCTCATTCTGCTAGATAGTCGATAAAGTTGGAGCTCTTAAGTGTGCAACACTTGCATTTTAATGGAATGTTTTGGATATTCAATGATCTGcttcctttttccctccttcctctttccctgcctccctccctgcttcttttccttccttcctcccttcctctttctccccacctcttcctcctcctccatcttcaccaccatcaccatcaccaccaccaccacctgcttCTATCAAGGAAAGGGCTGGGGCAAGAGGGTTGCAGGCTCTGACCACTGCTCTTCTAGCCCATTTAGAAAGAAGAAGTGTGAATGTTCAGTTCAGCGAGAATGTGGCTCCCAACCTCTTACAGTTCTATGATGAGTGTCTCTCCATTTCATAGGGAAGTCATGACTGGTGATTGATGCTCACTCACCAAGCCCAAACAAACCTGTGGCACACGCCAcataccacacacagacacaaatattTGCCTTGGTCACATGGACCAGGATGAGGGTGCCCTTTGTACCTGGGAGGAGCCACATGACAGACCACCCTACCAGCCTCTGCCTAGGGCAGAAAAGCAGAGGACATCCaactttcagttctggttttccAGGACCAGCACCCATGACAAGAAGGTTCATTGCCAACTTGCGTCTAGAGCCGATGCGGAAGGGTAGCACCCGTTCCAGAACCAGAGTCTGGAGCCggcttcccctcctctctccaacCTGGGCTAATGACAGTTGGCCCCTGCTTGGCATGATCACAGGTCTTTTCCAAGATGTATTTTTACCCTTTGGACAAACAGCAGTTGGGACGAGTGGGGCTATTTTATGAGTTGAGGCACTCGGGGCTGGAAAATAAACAGGCAGCTAATGAGACGTTCTTATGAGAACTGGCATAAATAATAACAAAGACAACATCCTGTCCCTCATGCCAACACCCTCCAGGAGGGGATATAAAAGCTGCTGTCGGGTTGGCGACCATCAGACTTGGGGAGCTCTGGTCGCGGTCCTGACCTGCGACCTGACCGGCGGGGACCATGGGGTGCTGCCCAGGGGACTGCTTCGCCTGCTGTGCTGAAGAGCAAGACTGCTGTGAAGTGTGCTGCTGCCAGCCGTCCTGCTGCGGCTGCTGCGGTTCCTGCTGCGGTTCCTGCTGTGGCTGTGGCTCGGGTTGCGGAGGCTGCGGGGGCAGCTGCTGCGGGTCCTCCTGCTGCGGATCTGGctgcgggggcggcgggggctgcGGAGGCTGCGGAGGTTGCGGGAGCTGCTGCGGGAGCTGCTGTGGATCCAGTTGCTGCGGCCCCTCTGGCTGCTGCGGCCCCGTGTGCTGCCAGCCCACGCCTGTCTGCGAGACCAAATGAAGACCTTTCCTCCCGCCACTGAGGCAGCCCAATGGAGAACCTCCACCTGCTCCAGGTGGAGACCCCCTTGTGTCCAGGACCTTCCCTGCACCCCCCGAGACGGTGTCCTGCCTCTCGTGTTAACCTGTAGCTGAAGGCTTGTTCTCCAAAGCCTGCCCTGGCTTTTCAAGGCACTGAGAACATGAGCCACATGCTGATGAGAAGTGAAACCTGGGTCCCACCCACAGTGGTACCCGAAGCTCAAAGGGTGAACCCCTGTgacttttattgtttttcatgaaGTTGAAAGAGCATCTTATTCAAGGTGGCTTTGGGACTGACCCCTCCTCCTCGGCTGGCTTTTCTGCTGCTTTGAGATGCGAAAATTTCTCTTCAGTTAACTTAATAAATTCAAGAGTGCTGGCATAACCAAAGCAGTTCTCCCGCCTCTTCCTTGGCTCCCTCTTGGGCACTGGGCCAGGAAAATTTACTCTGGCATTCACAATCAGGGTTTTGAAATGTGGCTTCTAGACcacctgcatcagaatcacctgggggctAGTTAAACACGGAGATTCTGGAGCTCTTTGAGACAAGCAGGATCAGAATCCACAGGGGTGTGGTCTGGCAATCTATTTTTAACAAAACCCCAGATATATATTAAAGCTTCTAGGTACTGCGTGAGATTCACCTGGGAAGGATTTAAAAATTTGGGCCAGACGTTTGATCCTTTAGCTCTAGAGTGGGGGCCCTGGGACCTGCATTTTAAAAGCTTGCAGGTAACTGCTGATACTGGTCAAGGTTAACCTTGAGGAAGGGCACGTCTGCCTTCTGCAATATAGTTCTGCATGTAGGCTTCTGGATTGGTTAGAACTTTCTCGCAAAGTCGGGAGAGGAGGCTTTGGTAAAACAAGCTTGGTTCTGAGTGGAAGGGATTCCTGTGGCAAAACCTTATGAGCACAGTTTCTAAAGATGTTCTGGGAAGTCCAGTTTCTTCCTCCAGCCTCATGATTTGGCAAAGTCTCCCTTTTCTGGGTTAGTTTTTCACGCCCGGGATAGTGCTGTAATTCTTCTGCTCCAGCCCCAGGGATGAGAAGGGTGAGCGTACATCTGCTAGGTAGAACCAGGCTCAGGTGTGTGAGAGTCCAGTTGGAATATTAAAATTCAGAGGATAGTTAATTCAACTCTTTTTTGCTGAACAAGATTTTAAACTACacgtggaataaaaaaaaattcagctcttTCCCTGGgagaacatttattttcattaccaCAAAGCAGTTTCATTCAACAAACAAGTTTTCTGAATATAAGCAAAGTGATGATccctaaaaatatgaaaacatgcagaaaaatataaagaaaagataatAGCTACCTGAATTATCACCATTTAGAGTTTATTACTGATATGTATCTTTCCAGACTCCTTCtaaacatgtttaaaaatgaagCTGGGATTatgctgtttttatttaaatttttttctttcatatttataagccaaatttattaagatataatataATAAAGGACTCCCTTTTTTGAATGTACTGTTCAGTGAGATTTGGCAATTATATATACTTAAACAACCACCATAGGATTCAAGATACAGAACTTTCCATCAACCCTCAAATTTCATAGTGTGCCTTTGCAGGGAATACTCCTCACTACCCACCCCAGCCTTAGGCAACCATCAGTCTGCTTTATAACACTATAAACTTCGTATTTCTATGTGTGTCTGCTTGTTGCTCAGttatccaaatctttgtgacctaatggactgtagcccaccaggctcctctgtccattggatttcccaggaaagaatattggagttggttgccatttccttttccaggagatcttcctgacccagggattgaacccatggctcctgcattgcaggcggatttttaattttttttaaaccactgagccaccagggaagcccagactaaattaaaaatattcatctactgatgggcatttgagttgctacctgttttttttttttttttggctactatgaataaaacTGCAGGGAACATTCATACACATTTTGATGTgaacattcattttcatttattttgcataaaTACCAAGGAGTTGGACTGCTGAATAAATACTAAGTGAATGTTTAActataagaaactaccaaactgtttttgcaaagtggctataccattttgtattcccaccaacaatgtctAGAAGATCCGGTTGCTTCATGTCTTTGCTAAAATTTGAtattgttgttaaaaaaaatttcttttagcCATTCTAGCAAGTGTATAGTGGAAGCTCATtgtgtttctttcctttaaagtTTCATTCAAAAACCCAGCTGGATTGGTGGCATCTTGCATTTGGAGAGAATTCAAGATTTGGCTCTTCTCTAGTTGAgtttcagactttattatttAGGTCATTTTGGATCTGGCTGGAATCAGCATCCTAAAAACTGGCTCTTTAACCTCCAAGACACAGTCACAGCCAGAGCAGCAGTGTGTCAATGGGACCAAGTTGCCAAGAGTTCATTGAGTGTTGAGTGGCTGATTGTTCCCTTGTTCGTGGCCATGGTCTCCCAGATGGGTGAGTAGAGGGTAGTAATTTCTTTGAGTTACTGATAATTGCCCTTTATAGTTGTTCACAGaggtcttcattcattcattcaataaatattcattgtgaCCCGCCTATGTATCAAACACGGCTCTGGGTggatgtgtgcatgcgtgcgtgctcagttgcttcagttgtgtccgactctttgcaacactatgactgtagctcaccagcctcctctgtctatgggattatccaggcaagaatactggagtgggtttccatgccctccttcagggtatcttcccgacccagggattgaacctgtgtctgccTGCATCTCTTTcgttgcaagtgaattctttacccactgagccacctgggaagcccaggtgctgGATATAcattagcaaataaacaaaatcctTGACATTCTCGTGCTTGGATAACATCAAAGAGGAAAAGAGCTATTAAAAAGGACAAGGTAGAAATGTACTAGATAGTTAAAAGAGTGGTTTAAATCAGTTAGCAGGGAAGAATTCCTTAGAGAGATGATATTCCAGCCAAACAGATGATGCTATATGTTTCTCTGCTAAGAGAGTCTATAAAGGATTTGTTGGGAGCAGGGCCATCTCCATCTGGAATTTCATTGCTGACTTAGCTGAGGAGAAGGTGAATGGAGAGAATTGGAAAGGTGGGGACCAGGATCTTGGGAATGCCTCTTCTGCCTTACCTTCTGCAAAGCTGTCCAAACG from Cervus canadensis isolate Bull #8, Minnesota chromosome 1, ASM1932006v1, whole genome shotgun sequence includes:
- the LOC122443767 gene encoding keratin-associated protein 17-1, whose protein sequence is MGCCPGDCFACCAEEQDCCEVCCCQPSCCGCCGSCCGSCCGCGSGCGGCGGSCCGSSCCGSGCGGGGGCGGCGGCGSCCGSCCGSSCCGPSGCCGPVCCQPTPVCETK